One window of the Crassaminicella thermophila genome contains the following:
- the queD gene encoding 6-carboxytetrahydropterin synthase QueD translates to MYLLKAEHSFDSAHFLANYNGKCRNIHGHRWKVEIEVKSESLIRGGQLDGMVVDFTDLKRDVKEMVDFYDHALIIQENTMREETLKHLMEDGFKIIQVKFRPTAENFAAFFFHYMEEKGYDVKRASVYETPTNCAAYEKSEGK, encoded by the coding sequence ATGTATCTTTTAAAAGCAGAACACAGCTTTGATAGTGCCCATTTTCTTGCAAATTATAATGGAAAGTGTAGAAATATTCATGGGCATAGATGGAAGGTTGAGATTGAAGTTAAATCAGAAAGCTTAATAAGGGGCGGACAGCTTGATGGAATGGTTGTTGACTTTACAGATTTAAAAAGAGATGTGAAAGAAATGGTTGATTTTTATGATCATGCTCTAATTATACAAGAAAACACAATGAGAGAAGAAACCTTAAAGCATTTGATGGAGGATGGATTTAAAATCATCCAAGTAAAATTTAGACCTACAGCAGAGAATTTTGCAGCATTTTTCTTTCACTACATGGAAGAAAAGGGTTATGATGTGAAAAGGGCTAGTGTATATGAGACGCCGACTAATTGTGCAGCTTATGAAAAAAGTGAGGGAAAATAA
- the queC gene encoding 7-cyano-7-deazaguanine synthase QueC has product MEEEKLNKEKAVVIFSGGQDSTTCLFWAKKRFKEVIAISFDYNQKHKLELECAKDICKKHNIEHYILDMALLNQLAPNSLTRTDIEVDKEAPKEGLPNSFVDGRNMLFLTFGAIFAKQRGINHIITGVSQSDFSGYPDCRDVFIKSINVTLNLAMDYQFVIHTPLMWINKEETWKLAYDLGVLDIIKEETLTCYNGIKGNGCGECPACHLRKKGYLDFKKSNNL; this is encoded by the coding sequence ATGGAGGAAGAAAAGTTGAATAAAGAAAAGGCTGTTGTCATATTTAGTGGTGGACAAGACAGTACGACTTGTCTTTTTTGGGCAAAGAAAAGATTTAAAGAAGTGATTGCTATATCATTTGATTATAACCAAAAGCATAAGTTAGAGCTAGAATGTGCAAAGGATATTTGTAAGAAACATAATATTGAGCATTATATTTTAGATATGGCTTTATTAAATCAATTAGCACCAAATTCTTTAACAAGAACAGACATAGAAGTAGATAAAGAAGCCCCAAAAGAAGGATTGCCAAATTCTTTTGTTGATGGAAGGAATATGCTGTTTTTAACCTTTGGAGCTATTTTTGCAAAGCAAAGAGGAATAAATCATATAATAACAGGTGTATCTCAAAGTGATTTTAGTGGATATCCAGACTGCAGAGATGTATTTATAAAATCTATCAATGTAACTTTAAATTTAGCAATGGATTACCAATTTGTCATTCATACCCCTCTTATGTGGATCAATAAGGAAGAAACTTGGAAGCTTGCCTATGACTTAGGGGTATTAGATATTATTAAGGAAGAAACATTAACTTGTTATAATGGGATAAAAGGGAATGGCTGCGGAGAATGTCCAGCTTGTCATTTAAGAAAGAAAGGATATTTAGATTTTAAAAAATCAAATAATCTATAA
- a CDS encoding acyl-CoA dehydratase activase, with amino-acid sequence MRILGIDLGSREVKIAVMEEEKIIKKIKVSTMSFYRDYCSFNGKIIVDLEKLGIYGIDRAVSTGYGRNNTDLNKFKAINEIKAHVYGCFYQTKLKDFILLDVGGQDVKIVKVENGIITDLELNEKCAASCGRYLENMANVLEISLDEMSKYYDNPVVLNATCAVFSESELIGKIAEGVDIKSLCAGVNYSLYKRLHPMLNKFKGRKLVLTGGVANNSAIKEYLKKDYDEIVSVEEPQLNGAIGCCYYGNKIKNLKVEA; translated from the coding sequence ATGCGAATACTAGGAATAGACCTAGGCAGTAGAGAAGTAAAAATTGCTGTTATGGAAGAAGAAAAAATTATAAAAAAAATAAAGGTAAGCACCATGTCCTTTTATAGAGATTATTGCAGTTTCAACGGAAAAATAATTGTAGATTTAGAAAAACTAGGTATTTACGGAATTGATAGAGCTGTATCAACAGGATATGGAAGGAACAATACTGATTTAAATAAGTTTAAAGCAATAAATGAAATAAAAGCTCATGTGTATGGATGTTTTTATCAGACAAAACTAAAGGATTTCATTCTTTTAGATGTAGGAGGACAAGATGTTAAGATAGTAAAGGTAGAGAATGGTATTATTACGGATTTAGAATTAAATGAAAAATGTGCAGCTTCTTGTGGTAGATATTTAGAGAATATGGCAAATGTATTAGAAATTTCTCTTGATGAGATGAGTAAATATTATGATAACCCTGTTGTATTAAACGCAACTTGTGCTGTATTTTCAGAATCAGAGCTTATTGGAAAGATTGCTGAAGGTGTTGATATAAAAAGTTTATGTGCTGGTGTAAACTATTCCCTTTATAAAAGATTACATCCTATGTTAAATAAATTTAAAGGTAGGAAATTGGTTTTAACAGGCGGTGTAGCAAATAATTCTGCTATAAAGGAATATCTTAAAAAAGATTATGATGAAATTGTTTCAGTAGAGGAACCTCAATTAAATGGGGCAATAGGATGCTGCTACTATGGCAATAAGATTAAAAACTTAAAGGTGGAGGCATAA
- a CDS encoding pyridoxal-phosphate-dependent aminotransferase family protein: MQQPLIMTPGPTYIHEEVRNALSQSITNPDLDPKFYTFYKETCETIQELFNTKNEVLILSGEAILGLEAACASLIEPGDKVLCIDNGIFGNGFGDFAKMYGAEVVYFQSDYRSAVDVEKLEEFLKDQHDFKIATLVHCETPSGITNPINLICPMLKKYNIITVVDSVSAIGGEPLETDKWQIDILLGGTQKCLSAPPGLTLLSISQYAWDKILNRKIPIAGFYCNLSQWKNWYEEKWFPYTQPISDIYGLKAALDRLLREESYLERHKKIAEAVRKSLVYAGLALYPLDGFSNTVTTINIPKGVTYQQIFDTMLKEHKVMIAGAFGFLKNKVIRIGHMGENCYEEKLYITLKALDKVLRKFDIHLKGELHKLFVSFL; the protein is encoded by the coding sequence ATGCAACAGCCCTTAATTATGACTCCTGGACCAACCTATATTCATGAAGAAGTAAGAAATGCACTTTCTCAATCAATTACCAACCCAGATTTAGATCCTAAATTTTATACATTTTATAAAGAAACTTGTGAAACAATACAAGAGCTTTTCAATACGAAAAATGAAGTACTTATATTGAGCGGAGAAGCAATTCTAGGTCTAGAGGCAGCTTGTGCTTCCCTTATTGAACCAGGAGATAAGGTTTTATGTATTGATAACGGAATATTTGGAAATGGTTTTGGAGATTTTGCAAAAATGTATGGTGCAGAAGTGGTATATTTTCAGTCAGATTACCGTAGCGCTGTTGATGTAGAAAAATTAGAAGAGTTTTTAAAAGATCAACACGATTTTAAAATTGCTACATTAGTTCATTGCGAAACCCCTTCAGGGATTACAAATCCAATCAATCTTATTTGTCCAATGTTAAAAAAATATAACATTATTACAGTAGTAGACTCTGTTTCTGCTATTGGAGGAGAACCTTTAGAAACAGATAAGTGGCAAATAGACATTCTATTAGGTGGAACACAAAAATGTTTATCTGCTCCTCCAGGATTAACCCTTTTAAGTATCAGCCAATATGCTTGGGATAAAATATTAAATAGAAAAATACCTATTGCAGGTTTTTACTGTAATTTGTCCCAATGGAAAAACTGGTATGAAGAAAAATGGTTCCCTTATACACAGCCTATTAGTGATATCTATGGATTAAAAGCTGCCCTAGATCGATTATTAAGAGAAGAATCTTATTTAGAAAGACATAAAAAAATTGCAGAAGCAGTTCGGAAAAGTTTAGTTTATGCAGGACTAGCATTATATCCACTAGATGGATTTTCAAATACAGTTACTACAATAAATATTCCTAAAGGCGTAACATATCAACAAATTTTTGATACAATGCTTAAAGAACACAAAGTTATGATTGCTGGAGCCTTTGGATTTTTAAAAAACAAAGTAATAAGAATTGGACATATGGGTGAAAATTGTTATGAAGAAAAACTATATATCACCTTAAAAGCTTTAGATAAAGTACTTAGAAAATTTGACATCCATTTAAAAGGAGAATTACATAAACTTTTTGTATCATTTCTATAA
- the gcvH gene encoding glycine cleavage system protein GcvH, translating into MKILEGLYYSKDHEWIKVDEGKAYIGITDYAQKALGEIVYVEMPEIDDELNVGDVFGVIESVKAASDSYTPVSGKVIEINEELEDSPQLLNENPYESWIFVIEMRDKSELENLMSSEEYEEFLKTESH; encoded by the coding sequence ATGAAAATATTAGAAGGACTTTATTATTCAAAGGATCATGAGTGGATTAAAGTTGATGAAGGCAAAGCTTATATTGGTATTACAGATTATGCACAAAAGGCTCTTGGTGAAATTGTTTATGTTGAAATGCCGGAGATTGATGATGAATTAAATGTAGGAGATGTTTTTGGAGTGATTGAGTCTGTAAAAGCTGCTTCAGACTCCTATACACCTGTTTCAGGAAAGGTTATTGAAATAAATGAAGAATTAGAAGATTCACCTCAGCTTTTGAATGAAAATCCATATGAAAGTTGGATATTTGTAATAGAAATGAGGGATAAATCTGAACTTGAAAACTTAATGAGCTCTGAAGAATATGAAGAATTCTTAAAAACTGAGAGCCATTAG
- the queE gene encoding putative 7-carboxy-7-deazaguanine synthase QueE produces MMYKVVEKFVSINGEGRLSGQLAVFIRFLGCNLDCSYCDTKWANKENTSYTLMSEEEIYEYIKGTKVKNVTLTGGEPLLQENIIQLIEYLSKDNELSIEIETNGSVSLKEFTKIKNRPRFTMDYKLPSSGMEYKMLIDNFSYLKKEDTVKFVAGSMHDLERAKDIIDKYELKNRASVYVSPVFGKIDVKGMVEFMKEHKMNDVTLQLQLHKIIWDPEKKGV; encoded by the coding sequence ATAATGTATAAGGTTGTTGAGAAATTTGTAAGTATTAATGGAGAAGGAAGATTATCAGGACAATTAGCTGTTTTTATAAGATTTTTAGGGTGTAATTTAGATTGTAGTTATTGTGATACAAAATGGGCAAATAAAGAAAATACATCATATACTCTTATGAGTGAAGAAGAAATATATGAATATATTAAAGGAACAAAAGTAAAGAATGTTACCCTTACAGGAGGAGAGCCTTTACTTCAAGAGAATATAATCCAATTGATTGAGTATCTGTCAAAGGATAATGAGTTATCCATTGAAATAGAAACTAATGGAAGTGTTTCCTTAAAAGAATTTACAAAAATTAAAAATCGTCCAAGATTTACTATGGATTATAAGCTCCCTTCTAGTGGTATGGAATATAAAATGTTAATAGATAACTTTTCCTACTTAAAAAAAGAGGATACTGTAAAGTTTGTAGCAGGGAGTATGCATGATTTAGAGAGAGCAAAGGATATTATAGACAAGTATGAATTAAAAAATAGAGCAAGTGTATATGTAAGTCCAGTATTTGGGAAAATTGATGTAAAAGGCATGGTAGAATTTATGAAGGAGCATAAAATGAATGATGTGACGCTACAATTGCAGCTTCATAAGATTATATGGGATCCAGAGAAAAAAGGTGTTTAG
- a CDS encoding YkuS family protein, whose protein sequence is MLTISVQNDLHLIREALEIRGHNIANEMNQDTSIYIVSNIDEDWEQMKSLEWICLSKEKCVLIINASKLSVEKILEKIDHIAKKQAVC, encoded by the coding sequence ATGCTAACTATATCTGTTCAGAATGATTTACATCTTATTCGTGAAGCTCTTGAAATAAGAGGGCATAATATTGCCAATGAAATGAATCAGGATACTTCCATTTATATTGTTTCAAATATAGATGAAGATTGGGAACAAATGAAATCTTTAGAATGGATCTGTCTAAGTAAAGAAAAATGTGTTCTAATAATAAACGCTTCTAAATTATCTGTAGAAAAAATCTTAGAAAAGATCGATCATATTGCTAAAAAACAAGCTGTTTGCTAA
- a CDS encoding 2-isopropylmalate synthase — protein sequence MGKHIKIFDTTLRDGEQSPGCSMNLQEKIQMAKQLELLKVDVIEAGFAIASQGDFNSVKEIAKTVKNCTVASLARALPKDIDCAWEAVKYAKRPRIHTFIATSDIHMKYKLKMKPEEVLENAVNMVKYAKRYCEDIEFSAEDATRSNPKFLARLFEEVIKAGATVINIPDTVGYTTPDEFYDFIKTIKENTKNIHKAEISVHCHNDLGMAVANTLAAAKAGATQFECTINGIGERAGNAALEEIVMAMHTRKDILDLYCNVDTTQIMRSSKLLSTITGVHVQPNKAIVGNNAFAHESGIHQHGVLEERSTYEIMTPQSIGLSENKMVLGKHSGKHAFEDRLKTLGYHLSEEELMKAFEQFKELADKKKVVYDDDIEVIITRNAIENPQVYKLERFVINSGNTITSTASVVLIKDDLEIEEASMGDGPVDAAFKAIEKIVGINLTLEDYKLHSVTEGKDAQGEAVVKMKHNGKIYTGRGLSTDIVEASIKAYLSTVNKILYQTRE from the coding sequence ATGGGAAAACATATTAAAATATTTGATACAACTTTAAGAGATGGAGAACAATCACCAGGATGCAGCATGAATCTTCAAGAAAAGATTCAAATGGCAAAGCAATTAGAACTTTTGAAGGTAGATGTAATCGAAGCTGGTTTTGCTATTGCATCACAAGGAGATTTTAATTCTGTAAAAGAAATTGCAAAAACAGTAAAAAATTGTACTGTTGCAAGTTTAGCTAGAGCTTTGCCGAAAGATATAGATTGTGCATGGGAGGCCGTCAAATATGCTAAAAGGCCAAGAATACACACATTTATTGCTACATCGGATATCCATATGAAATACAAATTGAAAATGAAGCCTGAAGAAGTGCTTGAGAATGCTGTAAATATGGTAAAATACGCAAAAAGATATTGTGAAGATATAGAGTTTTCAGCTGAAGATGCGACAAGGAGTAATCCAAAATTTTTAGCAAGACTTTTTGAAGAAGTTATAAAGGCAGGTGCAACTGTTATTAATATACCAGATACAGTAGGATATACTACACCAGATGAATTCTATGATTTTATTAAAACCATAAAAGAAAATACAAAAAATATCCATAAAGCAGAAATATCTGTACACTGCCACAATGATTTAGGAATGGCAGTTGCAAATACATTAGCTGCTGCAAAGGCTGGGGCTACACAATTTGAATGTACTATAAATGGAATTGGAGAAAGAGCTGGGAATGCAGCATTAGAAGAGATTGTTATGGCTATGCATACTAGAAAAGATATTCTTGATTTGTACTGTAATGTTGATACAACACAGATTATGCGATCAAGTAAGCTTTTAAGCACTATAACGGGTGTACATGTACAACCGAATAAAGCTATTGTAGGAAATAATGCTTTTGCACATGAATCTGGTATTCATCAACACGGTGTATTAGAAGAGCGAAGCACCTATGAGATTATGACACCGCAATCAATTGGTCTTTCTGAAAATAAAATGGTACTTGGAAAACATTCAGGGAAGCATGCTTTTGAAGATCGGTTAAAAACACTAGGATATCATTTGTCAGAAGAAGAATTAATGAAAGCTTTTGAACAATTTAAAGAGCTAGCAGATAAAAAGAAAGTAGTTTATGATGATGATATCGAAGTTATTATAACAAGAAATGCTATTGAAAATCCTCAAGTATATAAGCTAGAAAGATTTGTAATAAACAGTGGAAATACGATTACATCTACGGCATCAGTAGTTCTTATAAAGGATGATTTAGAAATAGAGGAAGCATCAATGGGAGATGGACCTGTAGACGCAGCGTTTAAAGCTATTGAAAAAATAGTAGGTATAAATCTTACTTTAGAAGATTATAAATTGCATTCTGTTACAGAAGGAAAAGATGCACAAGGAGAAGCAGTTGTGAAGATGAAACATAATGGAAAGATTTATACGGGTAGGGGACTAAGTACAGATATTGTTGAAGCAAGTATAAAAGCTTATTTAAGTACAGTGAATAAAATATTGTATCAAACGAGAGAATAA
- a CDS encoding 2-hydroxyacyl-CoA dehydratase family protein, with product MKKIGLTTTVPVEVIFAAGYKPVDLNNLFITSKDYMKYIDIAERDGFPKSLCAWIKGIYGACVENDIKEIVGVIEGDCSNTKALLEVLELSGIKVYPFLFPHSHKKEDVKKEIIKFMDMFEVDLEKTEKVRERLNKIRVLAKEIDKLTYVEYKTTGFENHLYQVSLSDFYGDIDKCEIDLKKAVSEIKKRKPINKKIRLGYIGVPPMTGDIYDFVEKFDAHFVYNEVQREFAFPRAYEAKNIFEQYYDYTYPYDIGFRIKELKRQIKERKLDGIIHYTQAFCYRAVEDIVIKKELDIPILNIEGDKLNKLDARTKLRLEAFLDMLMDLKGGITCEY from the coding sequence ATGAAAAAAATTGGTTTAACAACCACAGTACCTGTAGAAGTTATTTTTGCAGCAGGATATAAACCTGTAGACTTAAATAATCTTTTTATTACATCAAAAGATTATATGAAATATATAGACATTGCTGAAAGAGATGGTTTTCCTAAAAGCCTGTGTGCATGGATTAAGGGAATTTATGGTGCTTGTGTAGAAAATGATATAAAAGAAATAGTAGGAGTTATTGAAGGCGATTGTTCTAACACGAAAGCCCTTTTAGAAGTGCTTGAATTGAGTGGAATTAAGGTGTATCCATTTCTATTTCCTCATAGTCATAAAAAAGAAGATGTAAAAAAAGAAATAATAAAGTTTATGGATATGTTTGAGGTAGATTTGGAAAAAACTGAAAAAGTGAGAGAAAGACTAAATAAGATAAGAGTTTTAGCAAAGGAAATTGATAAATTGACATATGTAGAGTATAAAACAACAGGATTTGAAAATCACTTGTATCAAGTAAGCTTAAGTGATTTTTATGGAGATATTGATAAATGTGAAATAGACTTAAAAAAGGCTGTTTCAGAAATAAAAAAAAGAAAGCCTATAAACAAAAAAATTCGATTAGGATATATAGGTGTTCCTCCTATGACAGGTGATATATATGATTTTGTAGAAAAATTTGATGCTCATTTCGTTTATAATGAAGTTCAAAGGGAATTTGCATTTCCAAGGGCATATGAGGCGAAGAATATATTTGAGCAGTATTATGATTATACTTATCCTTACGATATTGGCTTTAGAATAAAAGAATTAAAAAGACAAATAAAAGAAAGAAAATTAGACGGGATTATCCACTATACCCAGGCTTTTTGTTATAGGGCAGTTGAAGACATAGTAATAAAAAAAGAGCTAGATATTCCAATTTTAAATATTGAAGGAGATAAGCTAAATAAATTAGATGCTCGAACAAAGCTTAGACTAGAAGCATTTTTAGATATGTTAATGGACTTAAAAGGTGGGATTACATGCGAATACTAG
- a CDS encoding glycosyltransferase, with product MLKHKIIYKNAPYTPVAFKEKKQLHIAMFTNNYLPFIGGVPLSIHRLAEGLRELGHRVYIFAPEYPMYKNHDHEDIIRCKLLKYLKTDKFNFAISDIFSSHIEETFKNLPIDIVHVHHPYWMGEKGMSLAKKYKIPIVFTYHTRFERCVHMIPYIGKKIGEWLPNHMVKQFSSDCDGVFAPTLSAKEHLQSLAIKTPIEILPTGIDLNQYKVTYKETEQIRRKYLKEEHILLFCASRLSKEKNLFFLLEGLKHVKNHTSVKFKCIIAGDGPEKQNIKNYIFKHKLNDIVYLLGEIPPTEINKYYMASDIFVFSSTAETQGLVILEAMAASLPVVAVSSFGIRDIIKDGVNGYITKEKIEDWANQLIVLLENPRKLKQMSIEAFKTATKYTIDTMAKKAVQVYKHLLENPLF from the coding sequence ATGCTAAAACATAAGATCATTTATAAAAATGCACCCTATACCCCTGTTGCCTTCAAAGAAAAAAAACAATTACATATTGCTATGTTTACAAATAACTACCTACCTTTCATAGGAGGAGTTCCGCTATCTATTCATCGGTTAGCTGAAGGTTTAAGAGAGCTTGGACACCGTGTTTATATATTTGCTCCTGAATATCCTATGTATAAAAATCATGATCATGAGGATATCATTCGATGTAAACTACTGAAGTATTTAAAAACAGATAAATTTAATTTTGCAATCTCTGATATATTTTCTTCACATATAGAAGAAACCTTTAAAAACCTTCCCATTGATATTGTTCATGTGCATCATCCATATTGGATGGGAGAAAAAGGAATGTCTTTAGCAAAAAAATATAAAATTCCAATTGTCTTTACTTATCATACACGATTTGAAAGATGTGTTCACATGATCCCCTACATAGGTAAAAAAATTGGTGAATGGCTTCCAAATCATATGGTAAAACAGTTTTCTTCTGATTGTGACGGTGTTTTTGCTCCTACACTGTCAGCAAAAGAACATTTGCAGTCTCTAGCTATAAAAACACCTATTGAAATTTTGCCTACAGGAATCGATTTAAATCAATATAAAGTAACTTACAAAGAAACAGAACAAATCAGAAGAAAATATTTAAAAGAAGAACATATTCTATTATTTTGTGCTTCAAGACTTTCAAAAGAAAAAAACTTATTCTTTTTACTAGAAGGTTTAAAACATGTAAAAAATCATACCTCCGTTAAATTTAAATGCATAATTGCTGGAGATGGTCCAGAGAAACAAAATATAAAAAATTATATATTCAAACATAAATTAAATGATATCGTTTATCTATTAGGAGAAATCCCTCCAACTGAAATAAACAAATATTATATGGCTTCCGATATTTTTGTGTTTTCATCCACAGCAGAAACACAAGGACTCGTCATATTAGAAGCCATGGCAGCCTCCCTGCCTGTAGTTGCTGTATCTAGTTTTGGCATTCGAGACATTATCAAAGACGGTGTAAATGGATATATCACAAAGGAAAAAATAGAAGATTGGGCAAATCAATTAATTGTTTTATTAGAAAACCCAAGAAAACTAAAACAAATGTCTATAGAAGCCTTTAAAACTGCAACAAAATATACAATAGATACAATGGCAAAAAAAGCAGTACAGGTATATAAACATCTATTAGAAAACCCCCTTTTTTAA
- the gcvT gene encoding glycine cleavage system aminomethyltransferase GcvT encodes MKELKKTSLFEAHKRYGAKMIDFSGWVLPLQYEGITAEHEAVRNFAGLFDVSHMGEVEVKGNEAFDFVQNLITNDASILEDHQVIYTLMCYPYGGVVDDLLVYKFTNKHFYLVINASNVEKDFNWMKQNLGNYDVELTNISDNVSEMAIQGPNAEKILQKLTDTDLSTIKFFYCKKDVKVAGANCLISRTGYTGEDGFEIYLSHEDAETVWDKLLKVGKEFGLKPAGLGARDTLRFEATLPLYGNELSENITPLEAGLGFFVKLDKQNFIGKEALLKQKEEGLKRKIVGFEMIDRGIPRHGYDVIADGRNIGFVTTGYSAITVKKNIGLAMVDIEYAKLGTPIEIKVRKKNLKAKVISKKFYTKNYKK; translated from the coding sequence ATGAAGGAACTAAAAAAAACTTCTCTTTTTGAAGCTCATAAGAGGTATGGGGCAAAAATGATTGATTTCTCAGGGTGGGTTCTTCCATTACAATATGAAGGGATAACGGCTGAACATGAAGCTGTAAGAAATTTTGCAGGATTATTTGATGTATCTCATATGGGAGAAGTAGAGGTTAAAGGAAACGAGGCCTTTGATTTTGTTCAAAATTTGATTACAAATGATGCATCAATACTTGAAGATCATCAAGTCATTTATACCCTTATGTGCTATCCATATGGTGGAGTTGTGGATGATCTTTTAGTTTATAAGTTTACAAATAAGCATTTTTACCTTGTTATAAATGCTAGTAATGTAGAGAAAGATTTTAATTGGATGAAGCAAAACTTAGGAAATTATGATGTAGAACTTACGAATATTTCTGATAATGTCTCTGAAATGGCTATACAGGGGCCAAATGCAGAGAAGATATTGCAAAAACTAACAGATACAGATCTTTCAACAATTAAATTTTTCTATTGTAAAAAGGATGTAAAAGTAGCTGGAGCTAACTGTTTAATTTCAAGGACAGGGTATACAGGGGAGGATGGATTTGAAATTTATTTATCCCATGAAGATGCAGAAACTGTATGGGATAAGTTATTGAAGGTAGGGAAGGAATTTGGATTGAAACCTGCTGGTCTTGGGGCTAGAGATACTTTGAGATTTGAAGCTACTCTGCCCCTTTATGGGAATGAACTTTCAGAGAATATAACCCCATTAGAAGCTGGATTAGGATTCTTTGTAAAGCTTGATAAACAAAATTTTATTGGAAAAGAAGCTTTACTAAAACAAAAAGAAGAAGGACTTAAAAGAAAGATTGTAGGATTTGAAATGATCGATAGAGGAATCCCTAGACATGGATATGATGTAATTGCTGATGGAAGGAATATTGGTTTTGTAACGACTGGATATTCAGCTATAACAGTAAAGAAAAACATTGGGCTTGCAATGGTTGATATTGAATATGCAAAATTGGGAACACCTATTGAGATTAAAGTGAGAAAGAAAAACTTAAAGGCAAAGGTAATTAGTAAAAAGTTTTATACCAAAAATTATAAAAAATAG